A region of the Nitrospirota bacterium genome:
CTCACCCGACTACGGGACCGCGGCGAGCTGTACCAGCAGACGTATCAAGGATGGTATTGCCTCCCCGACGAGCGGTTCTGGTCCGACGAGGAGGTCGGCGACGGCAAGTGCCCGGACTGCGGCCGGCCCGTCGAGCGCCTCGCGGAACAAAACTATTTCTTCAAGATGAGCGGGTACCGCCAACGTCTGGTCGATCATATCAAGACCAACCCGGATTTCATCCGGCCGGAGAGCCGCCGCAATGAGGTGCTGGGATTCCTCGGGCAACCCCTGGGCGATCTCTGTATCTCCCGCCCCAAAGCCCGGCTGCCCTGGGGGGTGCCGTTTCCGTTCGACGACGCCTTCGTGACGTACGTGTGGGTGGATGCGTTGGTGAACTACGTTTCGATTCCGGGATACGTGGCGGACCAAGCGCGGTTCGCGCGGTGGTGGCCCGCCAGCGTTCACCTGGTCGGAAAGGACATCCTGACCACCCACGCGGTGTACTGGTCCACGCTGCTCATGGCGCTCGATCTTCCTCTACCCAAAACCATCTTCGCGCACGGGTGGTGGACCGTGAACGGCGAGAAGATGTCCAAGAGCCTGGGGAACGTCGTGGATCCCGGGGCGATGGTCGAGGAGTTCGGCGTTGATCCGTTTCGGTATTTCCTCTTACGGGAAGTTCCGTTCGGGCAGGACGGCGACTTCTCGCGCAGCGCGTTAATCGGTCGATATAACAGCGATCTGGCCAATGATCTCGGCAACCTCGTAAGCCGAACCCTCACGATGATCGAGCGTTACTCGCAGAGCACGATCCCGTCACCCGGTCCCGACGACGGGTTCGAGGAACTGGTGGCGGCCGCCGCACGCGAAGTGGCCAACTCGCTCGACCACTTCCAGTTCCACCGCGCGCTGCAGGAAATCTGGGTGGTGATTGATCGTGCCAACCGCTATATCGAGTCATCGGCGCCGTGGAACCTCGCCAAAGATCCCGCCAACCGCGTCCGGCTCGATGACGTCTTATACGTGTTGGCTGAAACGCTCCGTCATGTCTCACGCTTGATCTCGCCGTTCATG
Encoded here:
- the metG gene encoding methionine--tRNA ligase, with protein sequence MTTQQTPLIDSRHRYYITTPIYYVNDVPHIGHAYTTIAADVLARHHRQRGDEVFFLTGTDEHGQKVKQAADKRGVPAQQHVDELVGRFQGLWKRLNISNDDFVRTTQKRHTAIVQEVLTRLRDRGELYQQTYQGWYCLPDERFWSDEEVGDGKCPDCGRPVERLAEQNYFFKMSGYRQRLVDHIKTNPDFIRPESRRNEVLGFLGQPLGDLCISRPKARLPWGVPFPFDDAFVTYVWVDALVNYVSIPGYVADQARFARWWPASVHLVGKDILTTHAVYWSTLLMALDLPLPKTIFAHGWWTVNGEKMSKSLGNVVDPGAMVEEFGVDPFRYFLLREVPFGQDGDFSRSALIGRYNSDLANDLGNLVSRTLTMIERYSQSTIPSPGPDDGFEELVAAAAREVANSLDHFQFHRALQEIWVVIDRANRYIESSAPWNLAKDPANRVRLDDVLYVLAETLRHVSRLISPFMPHTAGAIGQSLGLGDVSNGGPAQWGFLKAGHRVHKAPPLFPRQVTPSTGRSSMDTAASTVSVSPTPQTGLIGIEDFQKVELRVGKVLAAERVPKSSKLLKLQVDLGTETRQIVAGIGMKYEPDALIGRFVAVVANLKPAKLMGVESHGMILAAGDKEVVGLLGFAEPVQPGMKIK